ATCAAAGTTGAGCTTCGTCGTATGGGTTGAAACACGATGGAGCGAGTCAAAGAAACGCTCGCCTTATCAGGACCGCTTTCTGCCGAGAATCGCCGCTGCACCCAGTGCGAGAAGGCCCAAACTGGCCGGCTCAGGGATGTCATAGCTGAAGTTCGCGATGCCTTGAATGACAAAGCCGTCGTAGGAAGCATATGACTGCTGGCCGCTGGTTCCGCCGGAACCGGGCGGAATCTCAAAGTAACGAGTGACCGTGGTGCCGGTTGAGCCAAGCGCGCTCAGGTCCGTGGCAGTCGTCCAGGCGATGTTGGTGTAGTTCGCTGCGATGTTTGACGCTCCGCTTTCGACAAGAGCTACGCTCGGACCGCTGCCGGTGTGACCGGAGGTGGTTTCATCCCAGTTGACCGAAAAGGTGCCCAGGGAAGGAATTTTCAGCCCGTAGATGGAGATGGAGCTGATCGCCAGGTTTACCTGTTCGCTGCCGGGGGTTGTACCAAAGGGACCAGCCGGGCCGTTGTAGGTCACCGACACGGTGAACTCGTTGTTGTATGCCGTCTTGCTTTCATTCGGGAAGTTGGCGCCGTCGTAGTTTGTCAGGACGCGGCCGGGGAACTGTACGCCGACGGTGGCGAAGAAGCTTCCGGTGGCGGTCACGGTAATGCTGAAGTTGCCGACGGTGAAGGGTACGCCGTTGGTGGCGGTGACGGGGGTGTTGGTGGACGAGGTTTCCAGCGCATTCCATCCGCCTGACGTGTCGGTATATCCGTACGCCACGTCGAATGAGCTGCTGTCGTTAACGATGTAGGCCTGAGTCGCCAGGGGGGAAACCAGGGTCGCCAGACCAGCCAATAGAACGAGCTTCGCTTTCATAAATCCTCCTGCAAAAAGTTGGGGTCAGAATGGTGATTCAATCAACAATCCGGTTGCACAATGCGACAGGATGCACTCAAGAATACTTCGGAAAGCCGCAGCCGCTGCGGATTTTGCACAAAATTCTTTTGCCCGAAACATTCCCAAAATTGCTCAAAAGAGAGCACAAAGATAGAATGAAAACATGGGATTCATGTGGCGTGGCGGCAAGGTGAGGCTGGGTGTCGAGTACTACAACTACCCCAGCCTGCCCGCCCAGCGTTTCTGGACCAATGTGCTCTCCATGGGGGTCTCCACCACCCCGCGCGATTTCGTCTCGCGCCACGTCAACCGTGACGGCTATCTGCTCCACTATCTCCGCCGCGGCGAGATGTGGCACCGTATCGACGGCCGCGAGGTGATCCTCCGTGCCGGTGCGATTTGCCTGATGGATCTTCAGCGGCTGACTGAATACGGCAACTCGCAACGCGGCCCAGCGGAAAACTGGTGGCTGCTCTGCAACGGCAGAGAGATGCCCGCCATGTTCGCCGAGCTGCGCGCCGATCAGGATCCGATTTTCGCCCCGATCCATCGCGCGGAGTTTCAGCGTCATTTTTCAGCGTTGGCGCAGATCATCCGCCGTCCGAAGCCGGGGTACGAGCCTCGCGCCGCCGCTGCACTCTTGACGGTGCTGGGCCACTGTTTCACCGTCCGGGCGCGGGCCGGCTGGCTGGTATCCCTGACCGGAAAAACGGGCCTGGTCTCTCCGATCGTGCGCCGGGGGATCGACTACATGACGCGGAACTACCACGAGCCTAAGACGCTTAAGGACATCACTGGAGTCGCGGGTCGGAGCCTCTTTTCTTTCGTCCGGCTGTTCCACGCCGAGGTGGGTGTGCCGCCGATGCAGTACCTGAGCCGCTATCGCGTCGAGCAGGCCAAGCGGCTGCTGGTCGGCAGCGATAAGTCGGTGACCGAAATTGCCCGACTGGTGGGGATTCCCCGCGCCAATTACTTCACGCGACTGTTCACCCGTTGGGCAGGCGAAAGCCCGCGCGCGTACCGCACCCGGATGCGCCGCCAAAAAACCTGACGAAGCGGCTCAATTCTTCTGTTATCGCCGATCTGTCAGGTCCGAACAACCATGTCTCAAGATCTTTTAACTACTGGCTTTATGACGTAAATATGGCTTTGGCTCGAGAAGATTATAGAGTTTTTTAGCAGTCTTATCTTGCTTTTAAATCAGTGATGAGTTAAATTCAATCCTTGAAGCTGTAATACCTGTTGCTGCACTACAGGAGGGCAGCAACAGCCGCAGCTTGTTGGAACATATCACAGGTCAAAGGAGAGGGACCCATGCCCGTCAATCGTCTTTCGCTTCGGACCTTCGCCGCCGCAATCCTTGTTGCTGGTGCTCTCACATTCGCTGCGCCGCTTGCTCACGCGACCATTCTCAACTTTGAAATCACGCCCAACGTGAACAACCAAAGCTTCGAAGGCGTCCATGCCGGATATGGCGATAACGTCAACTCTCTCTCCACCCCCGGCGGCGGCGGCTCGACCTACAACTATCTCCAGGGCAACGCCTTCACGCCTAACCTCGTCGTTGACTACTCCCACAGCACTGGTGCCGGCCTCGGCCACTTGACCTACAAGCAGAGTCCAGTATGGCCCGATCTGCTCGACTACCTTGACCTCAAAGACGGTTACTCGTTCTATTGGACCTTCAGCAGCGCCGGCAACGCCTACGGCGCGAAAGTCAATTCCTTCCTGGTCGAAACATTCTCCAGCTACGGCGGCGGCGGCCCCGCTACCGTCAACTGGTGGCTCCGTGCCAATTCCACCGGCGGCACCGTGCTCTACTCCGGCACTCTCAGCAACCTCCCCATCTATAGCGATGTCACCGTCAACACCGGCATGACCGGATTCCACTACGGCGGCCCGCTCGTCCTCGAAGTGAACTTCTCCGGCACGAACAACTGGGGTGCCATCGGTATCGACGACCTTAACTTCGACGAAAACCCCGTCCCCGAACCGGCCAGCCTTTTCATTCTGGGTCTCGGTGCTGCCGCATCACTTAAACGTCGCCGTCGCTGAGTACCCTCGACGGTCTCTCTCTCCTCTGGAACGCCCACGCTTTACGGGTTCCCTTCTGCGCCTGCTGCGACACTGGCGGCTGAGTGAAAGCCCGCGCGCGTACCGCACCCGGATGCGCCGCCAAAAAGACTGACGCGGCGGTCCCGGTTGTCGTTATACTTTTCTCAGAGGTTGATTGGAAAGTTCCGAGTCTGATGAGCCGTGGCTGTTAAGGAGCGGTCGGTTATCGACGAGGGTTGAAGCTCCGCTTCGTAAATGGTCGCGGGTCGTTCGGAAAGAGCTTCTCAATCACGCTCTCAACGCATGGAGGCGCCAATCACTTTGACTCAGGCCGCTGCAACACAATCCGTCGGCAGCGTCACGCCCGCCGCCACCCCGCACACCGCGGCGACCCGTGATGCGGCGCGACCGCGCATCATCGCCCTCATGAATCAGAAGGGCGGCGTCGGCAAAACCACCACCACCGTCAATCTCGGTGCCGCTCTGGCGAATGCTGGCCATCGCGTCCTGTTTATTGATCTCGATCCCCAGGCGCATCTGACACTCCATCTGGGGGTGGACCCCGATGCGTTGGAGCGCTCGATCTATCACCTGCTCACTGATCCTGCCGTCACCGCCGAATCCATCGCGCAAAATGTCGGCGAAAACATGGCCGTCCTGCCCGCCGAAGTGAATCTGGCGGGAGTCGAGTCCGAGATGGCGGCACTGACGGCTTCCGGTCAGGCCCAACGTGTCCTGCGCGAAAAATGCGCCGCGTTGATTCATGGAGCGAAGAACTCAAAAGCGCCGGTCGGTAAAACCGCCGGTGCTGTTGCGGCCTCCGCTCCGACTGCGGGACAGGCGGCGAGCCAGCCCGCTGCCTATGACTTTGTGCTCATCGACTGTCCGCCGAGCCTTGGCCTGCTGACACTCAACGCACTGACGCTCGCCGATGAGGTCTTCGTGCCCATGCAGGCGCATTTTCTGGCGTTACAGGGTTTGTCCAAGCTCCTCGAAACCGTCTCGCTGGTGAAACAATCCGTCAACCCCGCGCTGCGGGTGACGGGCATCATCCTCTGCATGTACGAGGGCCAGACCGTGCTGGCCGGCGAGGTGCTCGCAGACCTGGGATCGTTCCTTCAAGCAGCCCGACAGATGGATGTGCCCTGGCGCGATGCCGTGGTCCTCAAGCCGCCGATCCGTCGCAACATCAAGCTCGCCGAGTGTCCCAGCTTTGGTAAGAGCATTTTCGAGTATGCGTACAACTCCGGCGGCGCGAGCGACTACCGCTCGCTGGCGGAGGCGGTCGCCGCGATGGTGCCGCACGCCTGAGGCCGCTGCCCCCTGATGCGAAATGTCATGCTCTGGTTTACAGTGTCGCCATGCGTCACGCCCTTATCATCGCCGGCGGCTCAGGCACCCGACTCTGGCCCATGAGCCGCGCCAGTCTTCCCAAGCAGCTCATTCCCTTCATCAACGGCAAGAGCCTCCTGGAAATCGCCATGGATCGCCTCGCCGGTCTGATCCCCCCGGAGCGCATCCACATCTGTGCCGCTCAGACGCACCGCGATCTGATTGTGAAATTGCTTCACGGCGGCGAACCGGCGGGACGCTTTTACGGCGAGCCGACCGGACGTGACACGCTCAACGCCGTCGGTCTGGGCGCAGCAGTCATCGGGCATGATGACCCCGATGCCGTCATCGCCGTCTTCACCGCGGACCACATCATCGAGCCTGCGGAGGAGTTCCGAAAAATCGTCGAACGCGGCTACGCGCTGGCGCAGTCGCAGCCCAACGTGCTGGTGACCTTCGGGATCAAGCCCACCCATCCGGCGACCGGGTACGGCTATCTGGAGCTGGCCGAGGCGATCAATCCCGACGCCAGCGTCGTCGTGCAGTTCAAGGAAAAGCCCGATGCCGCCACCGCTCAGCGTTATGTCGATGCCGGGTCGGGCAGATATCTCTGGAACAGCGGGATGTTCGTCTGGCGGGCCGCAACTCTCATGGAGTGCATCAAGCGATTCGCGCCGGAAAATTACGACGGCCTGACACAGCTCGGCGCCGCATGGCGCACCGACTCACGCGACGCGCTGCTGACGCAGATTTATCCCAGGCTCAAAAAAATCAGCGTGGACTTCGCCATCATGGAGCCGGCGTCGAAAGACACCACCGGCAGCGTGAGAGTCGCGGCTGTACCCATGCCTCTCTCCTGGCTCGATGTCGGTTCATGGCCGGCCTTTGCCCAGACCTGCCCGCACGACGCACAGGACAACGCGCTGGGCGGGGGCCGACAGGTGCTCATCGACACCCGGCGCACCCTTGTCGCTTCCAGCGAGGCGGATCATCTGGTGACAGCGATCGGCTGCGAAGACCTGATCGTCATCCACACACCCAAGGCTACGCTCGTCTGCCGCGCTGACCGTGCAGAAGACATCAAGAAGCTCCACGCCATGGTGGGTGAAAAGTACGGTCAGGAGTTGCTCTGACCTGCAACGATCAGCGACGGCTTTATCTTACGAAGGCGCGATCCGCATGATCGCGCGGTTGGAAAAGTCAGGCAATTATTCACAATTTTCATGCGACCCATTGCGAACCGTTCACCCATCGGGTAAAAACATTTCGCGTCGCATTCATATCCCAATCCCTAAGCGAGGAACCCTATGCAAGCTCTACTGGCGAACGGCGCGGTTGGTTGCATGATTATGTTGGTTTACATCGGCATCATCGTTCTGGTTATCGCTGGATTTTGGAAAACCTTCGTCAAGGCAGGTAAGCCCGGCTGGGCGGCGATCGTCCCGATCTACAACATCATCGTCCTGCTGGAAATTGCCGGCCGGCCGCTCTGGTGGATCGTCCTCTTCCTCATCCCGCTCGTCAGCCTCATCGCGCTCATCATCGTCTCCATCGACATCGCCAAGTCTTTCGGTAAAGGTGTCGGTTTCGGTCTGGGGCTTGGGTTCCTCTCGTTCATCTTCTATCCGATCCTCGGCTTCGGCAGCGCGCAGTATCAGGGGCCGTCCGCCGGTAAGGCTTCGTGAGGACCATTCTCCATGACCCAATCCCCCAACTCACCGCCGCCCCCGGAAGGCAGCACTCCGGCTGATCCGCAAGCGGGTCCGGCTCCGGATTCTGCCGCTGGCGGCGCATCGGCAGCAGGCGGCACGCCAGCCGAACCGGCGCCTCAGAAGAGCAAATACTCCTCCGAGGAACGTACCTGGGCGATGTTCACCCATCTGGCTGCGTTCAGCGGTTTTGTCGGTGTCCCGCTGGGGCAAATCCTCGGCCCGCTGGTCGTCTGGCTCATCAAACGCGAGGAATTCCCCTTCGTGAATGAGCAGGGCAAGGAATCGCTCAACTTCCAGATCACCATGATCATCGCAGCGCTCATCTGCATTCCGTTGATGTTCGTCTGCGTGGGGGTGTTCCTGCTGATCGCGGTGGGTATCGTGGATGTGGTCTTCACCATCATCGCTGCGATCAAGGCCAACGAATGCGTCTCCTACCGCTACCCGATGACCATCCGCATGATTAAGTGATGCGGCCGACCCCTCGGACCTCTAAGAACCTGTCCAAAAAACAGAGGCTTGTCGATCGAGTCACCGCATCGAGCGCAGCCGCTTGAGACGCGATGGGTCGAGACATGCTTTTCCTATGGCTGTCTTATGTCTGAGACGGCAAACCCCGATACCTCCGGCTCACAAGGACAAGCGGCATTTTCGTCGCGTTCGGCGGTCAGCGGTACACCTAAAAAAACTCCGCGGCGGCTGCGAACCGTCGCGGAGCGGTTGTCGTGAGATTTTACTGCGTCGATGTTCTCAGGCCTTGCGGCGTCGGCTGAGGATCATCAGGCCGCCCGCACCCAGCAGGCCGAGGCTCGCCGGTTCGGGAATAGCGCCCTCGGTGAGCCAGTTATTGCCGAACTCAAAAAGAGGGAAGTCGATGTTGAATCCGACATCGCTGTTGCGTCGGAAGAGGAACTCGAACTGATACCATCTGAAGAACGAGCCGGGTGAAGTGAGGAAGTAGGGCGAGGTAACCATCACCGGGCCGCCCAACGTCGGGGAATCGAATACGAAGTCGATCGTGCCGTCAGGCCGCTCACCCATGGTGATCGTCACGGTTTCGCCGTTGACGCGGGAGTAAGGCCCGCCCGGAGGCGCGACGTTGGCTTCATTCGGTGCTGCGGTGCGTCGCATCGTGCCGACGTAGGCAGATTGGAAATACATTCCCGCCAGCAGACGTGCGCCGCCGCTCTCGCTGCCGGGGCCGTTGATGAACAACGAGATCTGCCGATCAGGGAAACCCGGATCGCTGGTGTCTTCGGTGAACGAGAAGCGTACCCACGGCTGCTGGAATTCGTTGATACTGCCCGCGCCGGTGCCGAAGAGCACCGCGTTGTCACCGCCCATTCCGCCGTGCATATAGACGCTGGCTCCGCCCCCGCCGCCATCCGTCTGGAGGTTGAGGTTGGTTCCGCCGACCGTAGCTGTGGTCAGGCCGTATGAGAGGTCATCCTCCAGGAAAGTGAAGGTCTTGCCGGTCAACGCGCCCAGGCCGGTGCCAAACGTCGCCGCCGATGCCGCTTGCGCCGCGATGACGGACACGGTTGCCGCCAGCGCACATGAAACCCATCGCTTGCTCATGTAGGTTCTCCTTTTCCCCGCATAATGATCGTCAGGCGGTTCCCGCCTTGAAATGGTTCCCGCTCTCCGGAACACCCGGAGTGCTAAGTTAAAACTAACACCATCCGACTAAAATACAAGAAAAATTCGATCTATTTTGAAATAATAATTGATTTTAAATTCGCACTATTTGTCAGATAAACACCTGAATATCTTATATTTGCAGACTTGGTTAACATGGCGTTGAACTAAGCCCAGCTCAAAATCCGCCTTTTGCGAGTCGGGGCACCGCCGCCGTCGTCACCACGAAACCGCCTGAAGCGCGCAGTTCGACAAAGTGCACCGCAAGCAATCGCGCTGAGTGTCGATACCCCGAAGGGGACAGAGATGAACACCAGAACGAGCCAAAGCAACAGGTGGGCTAACGACTGCCGTGACTCTGCCCTGTGAGGCTGCCTGCCTTCTCAGCCGCCGCCGTCAACCAATCATCAATACCTCGCCATATTCGCGCCGAGGTAGATGTTGCTGTAATAATCGCGGCAGTAAAAGTAATTACCTTCCGGGTTGGTCGTCGCGTTCCAGTCCAGGCGATTGGTCAGGCTGTACTTGGTCCACTGGACGCTCGAGTCGAGCAGGAGGACGTTGGCGCCGTCCGCCAGCGGCACCGTCCCCGCCGTGGTGCGCGGCCCTTTGCCCACGTGGTTGGAGATGCCGCCGCAGTCAAAGCTGCTGTTGTACCACGAGGCACTGTTGGGATAGAAAGAACGATCGATGAGCATCGGGGTCTTGAGCGACTTGTTCTGTCGCAGACTGGTGACCGGCCCGCGGGTGGGTGGGCCGGAGGTGGAGTTCCATTCCTGCCAGTAGCCGTTGTAAAAACCCCAGCATTCCAGGGCGTAGGACTCATTCCATGTGGGATTTCCGCCGTTCCATGACCAGTTGAGCGGATTGCCGGGTTCTGAACCTGAGCCAAAGCCAGCCAGGATGTAATAGTCCACATAGCCGAACTGGAAAGTTTTATCGAGCGACTGGTGAACGTCGCGCTGGATGTCGCCATCGCCGGTGGTGGTGGTGTAGCCGCTGGCACTGCGGCTGGGGCACTCGGTGATTTTTTTGATCACGCCGTAGCGGAACAGCTCGTTGGTGGATTGGCCCCAGGGCGAGTTTTGATACCAGCCCATCCCGCCGTAAATGCTCGTGTAGCAGTCGCGCAGCTCGGAGGTCGCCCCGCCGACAAATTCCCGGAAGTCCGCCGCATAGCTGTGATACGACCGGCCCCATTGCTGGAGCTGTGTTTTGCAGAGCACGATGCGGGCTGCATCTTTGGCGCGGCGGAGTGTCGGCAGCAGGATCGACAGCAGCAACGCAATGATGGAGATGACGACGAGCACCTCGATGAGCGTAAAACCGATGCGACGGGCGTTGCGATGAGAATTCACTCACGGCCCCTTTTCTTTGTGTCAGGTTCAGATCGACGCCTGAACCATGAGTCGGTCATTGAGTCGGTCATTGAGTCGGTCATTTGGTGCCAATGACTTCTCTATTATAAATCTGCGATCAGACGTAAAGCAATCAAAAAAAAGCCACGGATGTTTCCACCCGTGGCCTTTTGAGTGTGTCAGACAAGCTCAGCCGCGTGAACGGCGGAAGAGAGCCAGACCCGTGCCGAGGGCCAGCAGTGCCATGCTGGCGGGTTCGGGAATCGCGGGAACATTGGGATAGTCGTTGCCGTAGCGGAGGTCTTTGAACTCGTAGGTTTCACCGCTTTGGCCGCCCAGGACACGCCATTCGACCTGATAGAACGGGGCGAAGCCGATGCCCGCGTTGACCCAGAAATCGTTGGTCCACTGGTCCATCAGGACGTTGTTACGGAGCACGGTGAACTCAACCTGACCGTTGCTGTACTGGCCGAAGCGGACGGTGATCAGGTCGCCGGCGACACGCTGTTCGAGATCAGCCGCGGTGTTATTGGCGATGCCCGCCAGAACGCCGGTGCCATAGCTGGGCGAGCTGGTGGTCGAGTTGTTGTCACCCGCGGTGACCGCGTAGCTGGGGGTGCTGCGAGTGCCGCCGCTGCTGTACTTGAGTTCGGCGAAGAACCCGTTGACCGTCGCGCCGTCCGGGATGGGCTTGGAGGTATTACCAAAGCCGGTCACGTTGTTGGAACCGGGGTTATCCTCGGTGCGCCAGCGGGAGTTACCAACGGCATCTTCGGGGAAGGTCGCGCCGATTTTGCCTCGTGCGCCAGAGGAGCCGCTGCCCGGGCCGTTGATGAACATTTCGAGACCCGACCAACTGTCATCGACATCGTTCTTGTTGTCGACGAAGGTCAACTCAAACCACGGAGCGCTGTTGGCGTTGAGGGTGGTCCAGAATGCGGCGCCGCCAGCGGTGGTGCTGGAGTTTGCGTAGTTGGTCAGGGCGACGCTGGAATCGCCGGTGAAGACCATGTCGTAGTCGCTGCCGCTGACGCTGCCGGTGGCTTTGCCCGGATCGGCGGAGAAGTCCTGAAGAAAATCGATCGTCTGTCCGCTGCTGCCGGTCCACGTGATCGCGGATGCGTAGCCTGAGACGCCGACGACAGCCAACGCAGCTGTCAAAAGCATTCGTTTTCTGTTCAGCATGATGCGTTTCTCCTGTTCCCGGATGATATGGGATGAGGCCTTCACCGCTGAGCGCACATGGCTCAGAATTAACTCGGTGTTTGTAACGAAATGAAACTTACCCGAAAAAATCTGTGATGCAAGAGAAAAATGACGAATTTGAAAATTTCGTAAGTGCAAATCTTGTAACCAAATAGAAACCTAACGAAAAATATCAGGATGGGTAGGTGACAAGCCCTTGTCAGTGATGAGCTTAACCGGGTATGAGATTTGCCCTTTAACCGTCCCCGCAGTCAGCGCAGCCGCTTGAGGCGCGGCTTGTCAAATTGTGATTTTGTTCGCCGCCTGGTTCCGGTGACGGAACGACCCGGCTGAGTTTCGCATCACGAACGCGGAAAAACTTAGACTTGCCCGGCGGCTTGCTCAACCGATAGGATGAAAGGGTAAGCATCTCGTCGTTCCGGGCTGCGGGAGATCACGTCATGCGGCAGCGTCATGCTTTCAGTCTGATCGAGTTGCTCGTGGTGGTTTCCATCATTGCGATGTTGATCGCGCTGCTCCTGCCGGCACTGGCGGCGGCGAAGGAACAAGGACGGCGGACGCTCTGCGGTAACAACCTCCGCCAGTCCATGCTCTCTCTGGACAGCGACGCGCAGGACAATCAGGAGTGGTACATCCCCGGCAACTGGGGCAGCATCAACCACTTCATGCTCTGGCGCAACCTGGGGCATGACAAGCTGCTGAGCGACTACGGTTTTGCC
The DNA window shown above is from Phycisphaeraceae bacterium and carries:
- a CDS encoding DUF4870 domain-containing protein; the encoded protein is MTQSPNSPPPPEGSTPADPQAGPAPDSAAGGASAAGGTPAEPAPQKSKYSSEERTWAMFTHLAAFSGFVGVPLGQILGPLVVWLIKREEFPFVNEQGKESLNFQITMIIAALICIPLMFVCVGVFLLIAVGIVDVVFTIIAAIKANECVSYRYPMTIRMIK
- a CDS encoding NTP transferase domain-containing protein; amino-acid sequence: MRHALIIAGGSGTRLWPMSRASLPKQLIPFINGKSLLEIAMDRLAGLIPPERIHICAAQTHRDLIVKLLHGGEPAGRFYGEPTGRDTLNAVGLGAAVIGHDDPDAVIAVFTADHIIEPAEEFRKIVERGYALAQSQPNVLVTFGIKPTHPATGYGYLELAEAINPDASVVVQFKEKPDAATAQRYVDAGSGRYLWNSGMFVWRAATLMECIKRFAPENYDGLTQLGAAWRTDSRDALLTQIYPRLKKISVDFAIMEPASKDTTGSVRVAAVPMPLSWLDVGSWPAFAQTCPHDAQDNALGGGRQVLIDTRRTLVASSEADHLVTAIGCEDLIVIHTPKATLVCRADRAEDIKKLHAMVGEKYGQELL
- a CDS encoding ParA family protein; translation: MEAPITLTQAAATQSVGSVTPAATPHTAATRDAARPRIIALMNQKGGVGKTTTTVNLGAALANAGHRVLFIDLDPQAHLTLHLGVDPDALERSIYHLLTDPAVTAESIAQNVGENMAVLPAEVNLAGVESEMAALTASGQAQRVLREKCAALIHGAKNSKAPVGKTAGAVAASAPTAGQAASQPAAYDFVLIDCPPSLGLLTLNALTLADEVFVPMQAHFLALQGLSKLLETVSLVKQSVNPALRVTGIILCMYEGQTVLAGEVLADLGSFLQAARQMDVPWRDAVVLKPPIRRNIKLAECPSFGKSIFEYAYNSGGASDYRSLAEAVAAMVPHA
- a CDS encoding PEP-CTERM sorting domain-containing protein (PEP-CTERM proteins occur, often in large numbers, in the proteomes of bacteria that also encode an exosortase, a predicted intramembrane cysteine proteinase. The presence of a PEP-CTERM domain at a protein's C-terminus predicts cleavage within the sorting domain, followed by covalent anchoring to some some component of the (usually Gram-negative) cell surface. Many PEP-CTERM proteins exhibit an unusual sequence composition that includes large numbers of potential glycosylation sites. Expression of one such protein has been shown restore the ability of a bacterium to form floc, a type of biofilm.) — its product is MLNRKRMLLTAALAVVGVSGYASAITWTGSSGQTIDFLQDFSADPGKATGSVSGSDYDMVFTGDSSVALTNYANSSTTAGGAAFWTTLNANSAPWFELTFVDNKNDVDDSWSGLEMFINGPGSGSSGARGKIGATFPEDAVGNSRWRTEDNPGSNNVTGFGNTSKPIPDGATVNGFFAELKYSSGGTRSTPSYAVTAGDNNSTTSSPSYGTGVLAGIANNTAADLEQRVAGDLITVRFGQYSNGQVEFTVLRNNVLMDQWTNDFWVNAGIGFAPFYQVEWRVLGGQSGETYEFKDLRYGNDYPNVPAIPEPASMALLALGTGLALFRRSRG
- a CDS encoding prepilin-type N-terminal cleavage/methylation domain-containing protein; this translates as MNSHRNARRIGFTLIEVLVVISIIALLLSILLPTLRRAKDAARIVLCKTQLQQWGRSYHSYAADFREFVGGATSELRDCYTSIYGGMGWYQNSPWGQSTNELFRYGVIKKITECPSRSASGYTTTTGDGDIQRDVHQSLDKTFQFGYVDYYILAGFGSGSEPGNPLNWSWNGGNPTWNESYALECWGFYNGYWQEWNSTSGPPTRGPVTSLRQNKSLKTPMLIDRSFYPNSASWYNSSFDCGGISNHVGKGPRTTAGTVPLADGANVLLLDSSVQWTKYSLTNRLDWNATTNPEGNYFYCRDYYSNIYLGANMARY
- a CDS encoding helix-turn-helix transcriptional regulator, producing MGFMWRGGKVRLGVEYYNYPSLPAQRFWTNVLSMGVSTTPRDFVSRHVNRDGYLLHYLRRGEMWHRIDGREVILRAGAICLMDLQRLTEYGNSQRGPAENWWLLCNGREMPAMFAELRADQDPIFAPIHRAEFQRHFSALAQIIRRPKPGYEPRAAAALLTVLGHCFTVRARAGWLVSLTGKTGLVSPIVRRGIDYMTRNYHEPKTLKDITGVAGRSLFSFVRLFHAEVGVPPMQYLSRYRVEQAKRLLVGSDKSVTEIARLVGIPRANYFTRLFTRWAGESPRAYRTRMRRQKT
- a CDS encoding PEP-CTERM sorting domain-containing protein, with amino-acid sequence MPVNRLSLRTFAAAILVAGALTFAAPLAHATILNFEITPNVNNQSFEGVHAGYGDNVNSLSTPGGGGSTYNYLQGNAFTPNLVVDYSHSTGAGLGHLTYKQSPVWPDLLDYLDLKDGYSFYWTFSSAGNAYGAKVNSFLVETFSSYGGGGPATVNWWLRANSTGGTVLYSGTLSNLPIYSDVTVNTGMTGFHYGGPLVLEVNFSGTNNWGAIGIDDLNFDENPVPEPASLFILGLGAAASLKRRRR
- a CDS encoding PEP-CTERM sorting domain-containing protein, with the protein product MKAKLVLLAGLATLVSPLATQAYIVNDSSSFDVAYGYTDTSGGWNALETSSTNTPVTATNGVPFTVGNFSITVTATGSFFATVGVQFPGRVLTNYDGANFPNESKTAYNNEFTVSVTYNGPAGPFGTTPGSEQVNLAISSISIYGLKIPSLGTFSVNWDETTSGHTGSGPSVALVESGASNIAANYTNIAWTTATDLSALGSTGTTVTRYFEIPPGSGGTSGQQSYASYDGFVIQGIANFSYDIPEPASLGLLALGAAAILGRKRS
- a CDS encoding PEP-CTERM sorting domain-containing protein (PEP-CTERM proteins occur, often in large numbers, in the proteomes of bacteria that also encode an exosortase, a predicted intramembrane cysteine proteinase. The presence of a PEP-CTERM domain at a protein's C-terminus predicts cleavage within the sorting domain, followed by covalent anchoring to some some component of the (usually Gram-negative) cell surface. Many PEP-CTERM proteins exhibit an unusual sequence composition that includes large numbers of potential glycosylation sites. Expression of one such protein has been shown restore the ability of a bacterium to form floc, a type of biofilm.) codes for the protein MSKRWVSCALAATVSVIAAQAASAATFGTGLGALTGKTFTFLEDDLSYGLTTATVGGTNLNLQTDGGGGGASVYMHGGMGGDNAVLFGTGAGSINEFQQPWVRFSFTEDTSDPGFPDRQISLFINGPGSESGGARLLAGMYFQSAYVGTMRRTAAPNEANVAPPGGPYSRVNGETVTITMGERPDGTIDFVFDSPTLGGPVMVTSPYFLTSPGSFFRWYQFEFLFRRNSDVGFNIDFPLFEFGNNWLTEGAIPEPASLGLLGAGGLMILSRRRKA